In Deferribacter desulfuricans SSM1, the following are encoded in one genomic region:
- the dnaG gene encoding DNA primase: MKISEGSISLLLDQINIVDLISEYVDLKKTGKNHRGLCPFHTEKTPSFYVSEEKSVFHCFGCGASGNAISFVMKYFGYDFVDAVNFLSEKYNISIEISESDRKISLDLYEFHKDIMIAAKNNLITCKKNEVLEFLARRDLNDDLINEFDIGYLDSLDKLSSILKKYDKDIVKSSGLFYEQDGFFSFKLKNRLLFPIKNLREKVVGFSGRVTDDSLPKYINSPETQIFSKRKILYNLDKTKKHLSGEVKVLYVVEGYMDVIRMWQYGIKNVVSPMGTALTEDHVSLLKRYADEVVLLFDGDEAGKNAAMRSLDVFLKNSFIPFVVFLNKGEDPDSFLQKFGKEKFLKILDNKYDLFELIIKRMFKKSINNVNLKTKYLKILQSKLVLIKDELLKESYIEKISKIFGIDPQIFKKGVDFSTAKRILKRSENKIKYICEYDFISSLFGLAEDVIDELVHDMKEEFFFDENMKKIFKKIVEFLNKNVSIHLLVDDSEVGELLSEILLKDEFHDDYYNALLNKYKIHLNYLKKLKKEKQEELKKAQDKPERMALVNEINQIIKKQKDFEKRLLEVQSV; the protein is encoded by the coding sequence ATGAAAATTTCTGAAGGTAGTATATCATTACTATTGGATCAGATAAATATTGTGGATTTGATATCTGAGTATGTGGATCTGAAAAAAACAGGTAAAAACCATAGGGGTTTATGTCCTTTTCATACTGAAAAAACGCCATCATTTTATGTTTCAGAAGAAAAATCTGTATTTCACTGTTTTGGTTGTGGAGCTTCTGGTAATGCTATCTCATTTGTGATGAAGTATTTTGGGTATGATTTTGTGGATGCTGTAAACTTTTTATCTGAGAAGTACAATATTAGTATTGAAATATCAGAAAGTGATAGAAAAATTTCCCTTGATTTATATGAGTTTCACAAGGATATAATGATTGCTGCTAAAAATAATCTAATTACATGTAAAAAAAATGAAGTGTTAGAATTTTTGGCAAGAAGAGATTTAAATGATGATTTAATAAATGAATTTGATATAGGTTATTTAGATAGTTTAGATAAATTATCATCTATATTAAAAAAATATGATAAAGACATTGTTAAAAGCTCTGGACTTTTTTATGAGCAGGATGGTTTTTTTTCTTTTAAGCTTAAGAACAGATTATTATTTCCTATAAAAAACTTGCGAGAAAAGGTGGTTGGTTTTTCAGGAAGGGTTACTGACGATAGCCTACCAAAATATATAAATTCTCCTGAAACACAAATTTTTTCTAAAAGGAAGATTTTATACAATCTTGATAAAACCAAAAAACATTTATCTGGTGAAGTTAAAGTTTTGTACGTTGTTGAAGGGTATATGGATGTTATTAGAATGTGGCAGTATGGGATAAAAAATGTTGTATCTCCAATGGGGACAGCTCTTACTGAAGATCATGTTTCACTTCTGAAAAGATATGCCGATGAAGTAGTGTTACTTTTTGATGGTGACGAAGCTGGGAAAAATGCAGCGATGAGGTCGCTTGATGTTTTTTTGAAAAACAGCTTTATCCCTTTTGTTGTGTTTTTAAATAAAGGTGAAGATCCTGATAGCTTTTTACAAAAATTTGGGAAAGAAAAATTTCTTAAGATCTTGGATAATAAATATGATCTGTTTGAGTTGATTATTAAAAGGATGTTTAAAAAGAGTATAAACAATGTGAATCTCAAAACTAAATATTTAAAGATATTACAAAGTAAATTGGTTTTGATTAAAGATGAATTATTAAAGGAATCATATATCGAAAAGATATCAAAGATTTTTGGAATTGATCCACAAATTTTCAAAAAGGGGGTTGATTTTTCCACTGCAAAGAGAATTTTAAAGAGAAGCGAGAATAAAATTAAATATATATGTGAGTATGATTTTATCTCATCTTTATTTGGTTTAGCTGAAGATGTTATTGATGAGTTAGTACACGATATGAAAGAGGAATTTTTCTTTGATGAAAATATGAAAAAAATTTTTAAAAAAATTGTTGAATTTTTAAATAAAAATGTTAGTATCCATCTTCTTGTAGATGATTCTGAGGTGGGAGAACTGCTGTCTGAAATACTTTTGAAAGATGAATTCCATGATGATTATTATAATGCATTGTTGAATAAATATAAAATACATTTGAATTATTTGAAAAAGTTAAAAAAAGAAAAACAAGAAGAACTGAAAAAGGCACAGGATAAGCCAGAAAGAATGGCATTGGTCAACGAAATTAATCAAATAATAAAAAAACAAAAAGATTTTGAAAAGAGATTATTGGAGGTCCAGTCTGTATGA
- a CDS encoding ABC transporter ATP-binding protein has product MIKIKNLKVYHSQEDFVILRNISLTINKGEIFGIAGESGSGKSVLAKTMLGLTKKPLITQYDEMIINNKMISGEKDFKLIRGKIISMIFQNPTASLNPVMTVGSQLIETIMFHNKCTEAEAKEIAVSLLKQVEIDFPEERLKSYPLNLSGGMNQRVMIALALSSNPKILIADEPTTALDITTQSKIINLLLKLQKEKNLTVIFISHDLNLLEKIADRILILYAGEEMELLTKDEIRQNKIRHPYTFALRKSIPKLDEKPDYLFSIPGQIEKNSSKYDNRCIFYNRCDRKTEQCYKQKPDFRDKCRCFNPI; this is encoded by the coding sequence ATGATAAAAATTAAAAATTTAAAAGTATATCATTCTCAAGAAGACTTTGTAATTTTAAGAAATATCAGTTTGACAATAAATAAAGGTGAAATATTTGGAATTGCTGGTGAATCAGGCTCTGGCAAATCTGTTTTAGCTAAGACTATGTTGGGGTTAACTAAAAAGCCATTGATTACTCAATACGATGAAATGATTATAAATAACAAAATGATATCTGGAGAAAAAGATTTTAAATTAATCAGAGGAAAAATTATCTCAATGATTTTTCAAAATCCTACAGCTTCTCTAAACCCTGTAATGACTGTAGGTTCACAACTTATTGAAACAATTATGTTTCATAATAAATGCACTGAAGCTGAAGCTAAAGAAATAGCTGTGTCACTTTTAAAGCAGGTTGAAATCGATTTCCCTGAAGAACGATTAAAAAGTTACCCATTAAATTTAAGTGGTGGGATGAATCAAAGAGTGATGATAGCTTTAGCCCTATCAAGTAACCCAAAAATTTTAATAGCTGATGAACCAACAACAGCTTTAGATATAACCACCCAATCAAAAATAATAAATCTTTTATTAAAGTTACAAAAAGAAAAAAATTTAACAGTAATATTCATCTCTCACGATCTAAACTTATTAGAAAAGATTGCTGACCGCATCCTAATTCTTTATGCTGGTGAAGAAATGGAGCTATTAACAAAAGATGAAATCAGACAAAACAAAATCAGGCACCCTTATACTTTTGCATTAAGAAAAAGTATCCCAAAATTAGATGAAAAACCTGATTACCTTTTTTCAATACCAGGTCAAATAGAAAAAAACAGCTCTAAATATGACAACAGATGTATATTTTACAATAGATGTGATAGAAAAACAGAGCAATGTTATAAGCAAAAACCTGATTTTAGAGATAAATGTAGGTGTTTTAACCCAATTTAG
- a CDS encoding CBS domain-containing protein, whose translation MFVKDWMKKDIVVVNKNDTILDALHLMREHGFRRLPVLEGDRLVGIITEKDIKDFSPSKATTLDIYELHNILAKYEVKDAMTKDVITVSPDDPIEKAAILLRDKRFGGLPVVDGEGNLVGLITAVDVFDVFVEAMGIREKGVRVNILVEDRPGAIAVLAKIIKQFDLNIISLATFYIKDKPHLRDLVIRINGDNDNIDKCIEEIKKNGFDITSVLRMDEI comes from the coding sequence ATGTTTGTAAAAGATTGGATGAAGAAAGATATTGTGGTTGTAAATAAAAATGACACGATTTTGGATGCTTTACACCTGATGAGAGAGCATGGTTTTAGACGTTTACCTGTTTTAGAAGGTGATAGATTAGTTGGTATAATCACAGAAAAGGATATTAAAGATTTTTCACCTTCAAAAGCAACAACACTCGATATTTATGAGCTTCATAATATCCTTGCCAAATATGAAGTTAAAGATGCAATGACAAAAGATGTTATCACTGTTTCACCTGATGATCCCATTGAAAAAGCCGCTATCCTTTTGAGAGATAAAAGGTTTGGTGGACTCCCTGTAGTTGATGGCGAAGGTAACTTGGTGGGGTTAATCACTGCAGTTGATGTTTTTGATGTTTTTGTAGAAGCTATGGGGATAAGAGAAAAAGGTGTCAGAGTTAATATCTTGGTGGAAGATAGACCAGGTGCTATTGCGGTTTTAGCTAAGATAATAAAACAGTTTGATTTAAATATTATTAGCTTGGCAACATTTTATATCAAAGACAAACCCCATTTGAGGGATCTGGTTATAAGGATAAATGGGGATAATGATAATATTGATAAATGTATAGAGGAAATTAAAAAGAACGGTTTTGATATAACAAGTGTTTTGAGAATGGATGAAATCTAA
- a CDS encoding phenylacetate--CoA ligase family protein — protein MAILGGFEKAISFIKKNANHPFIQFQLEKSNIEVSEIKTYEDFLKIRTISRKDLADLSKDSKSFFSLFESCPLKIFESPGGILNCLFDRYNQYRFYKALEISSFGPCDIIVNTFSYHLTPAGEMFEEASEKIGATVFPLGPTNSDKCAEIIRKIGATAFIGTKTFLKKVLEVLGKENPLLKAYLIAEKITESERKYLSENYKIEIYQGYGTAEVGLIATECEYKDGMHIDDEIFVELLSPDHQKHVSEDEIGEVVVTLLNSKYPLLRYSTGDLSKYTLQKCVCDREIPRLLGIFGRVDSSVKVKGVFIHQWEFDEFCLNLGLNGRLEVENKGGVDQLILKINKNVQNIYEIFKEKFKLSLKDVVINDEINKNEIVDNREYLKER, from the coding sequence GTGGCTATCTTAGGCGGTTTTGAAAAAGCGATTTCTTTTATAAAAAAGAATGCCAATCATCCATTTATTCAATTTCAACTGGAAAAATCTAATATTGAAGTTTCTGAAATAAAAACTTACGAGGATTTTTTAAAAATAAGGACTATATCTCGAAAGGATTTAGCAGATTTGTCAAAAGATAGTAAAAGCTTTTTTAGTTTGTTTGAAAGTTGTCCATTAAAGATATTTGAGTCCCCTGGTGGTATTCTGAATTGTTTATTTGATAGATACAATCAGTATAGATTTTACAAAGCTCTTGAGATTTCAAGTTTTGGCCCATGTGATATTATAGTTAATACATTTTCATATCATTTGACTCCTGCTGGTGAGATGTTTGAAGAGGCTAGTGAGAAAATTGGTGCAACTGTCTTCCCTTTAGGTCCAACAAATAGCGACAAATGTGCTGAAATTATAAGAAAAATTGGAGCAACAGCTTTTATAGGGACTAAAACTTTTTTAAAAAAGGTATTGGAGGTTTTAGGGAAAGAGAATCCTTTGCTAAAAGCTTATTTGATTGCTGAAAAAATAACAGAATCTGAAAGAAAATATTTAAGTGAAAATTATAAAATAGAAATTTATCAAGGGTATGGTACTGCTGAAGTAGGCCTAATAGCAACTGAGTGTGAATATAAAGATGGGATGCATATAGATGATGAGATATTTGTGGAATTATTAAGTCCTGACCATCAAAAACATGTGTCAGAAGATGAAATTGGAGAAGTCGTAGTTACTTTACTAAATAGCAAGTATCCACTACTTAGATATTCAACAGGTGATTTATCAAAATACACTTTGCAAAAGTGTGTATGTGATAGAGAAATACCAAGATTACTTGGTATTTTTGGTAGAGTTGATAGTTCTGTCAAGGTAAAGGGTGTATTTATACATCAATGGGAGTTTGATGAGTTTTGCTTAAATCTCGGTTTAAATGGTAGATTAGAGGTTGAAAATAAGGGTGGAGTAGATCAACTTATTTTGAAAATAAATAAAAACGTTCAAAATATTTATGAAATTTTTAAAGAGAAGTTTAAGTTGAGTTTAAAAGATGTTGTAATAAATGATGAAATTAACAAAAATGAAATTGTTGATAACAGGGAGTATCTAAAAGAGAGGTAA
- a CDS encoding ABC transporter ATP-binding protein — protein MLKVNNLEVVYNDVILVLKGLSLSVKESSIVALLGSNGAGKSTTLKAISGLLRPDNGEITDGEIFFNEVRIDKKDAAEIVKLGIFQVMEGRRVFKDLTVEENLIAGAYTQKSSNFKSNLEKVYTYFPRLKERRKQLAGFMSGGEQQMLAIGRALMASPKLILMDEPSLGLSPVLVKEIFKIIEKLNKEDNTAILLVEQNANMALSVADYGYIMENGKIVLEGKSEELMENDDVKEFYLGIGSKKSFKDVKHYRRRKRWLS, from the coding sequence ATGCTCAAAGTAAATAATTTAGAAGTAGTTTATAATGATGTAATTCTTGTATTAAAAGGTTTGTCTTTAAGTGTAAAGGAGAGCAGTATTGTTGCTCTCCTTGGCTCAAATGGTGCAGGAAAATCCACCACTTTAAAAGCGATTTCAGGTTTGCTTAGACCTGATAATGGTGAGATTACTGATGGAGAAATTTTCTTTAATGAGGTTAGAATAGATAAAAAGGATGCAGCTGAGATTGTAAAATTGGGTATTTTTCAAGTTATGGAAGGTAGGAGAGTTTTTAAGGATTTGACAGTTGAGGAAAACCTAATTGCTGGAGCTTATACTCAAAAATCTTCTAATTTTAAAAGTAATCTCGAAAAAGTTTATACATATTTTCCTCGTTTGAAAGAGAGGAGAAAGCAACTTGCTGGTTTTATGAGTGGTGGGGAGCAGCAGATGCTTGCCATAGGTAGAGCTTTAATGGCAAGTCCAAAACTTATTTTAATGGATGAGCCGAGTCTTGGTTTAAGTCCGGTTTTGGTAAAAGAGATATTTAAGATTATAGAAAAGTTGAACAAAGAGGATAATACAGCTATACTATTAGTAGAGCAGAATGCGAATATGGCTCTTTCTGTAGCAGACTACGGGTATATAATGGAAAATGGTAAAATAGTGTTAGAGGGTAAATCTGAAGAGCTTATGGAAAATGATGATGTAAAAGAGTTTTATCTTGGAATAGGTAGTAAAAAAAGTTTTAAAGATGTTAAACATTACCGAAGGAGAAAAAGGTGGCTATCTTAG
- a CDS encoding ABC transporter substrate-binding protein has protein sequence MNRLFVAFLMLAVFASFGLAKTVKVGALVDLTGPTADVGKPYADGVRDCVRWFNENGGLNGDKIKLIMIDYGYKIPQAISAYKKFKREKVVAIHGWGTGDTEALTKFITKDKIPYFSASYSEHLTNAEKNPYNFLVGVTYSDQARIALKYIKENGVKKTVAFIYNDTGFGRSPFFPDGEDYAKKIRVKVVDKEVVGLKALDATSQLLNMSKKDPEFALVQETYMATSTILKDAQKLGVKTKFIGFNWTFGKTLIKLAGDAANGFMGTVPFAFWTDNDVKGIKLLHELNKKYHPDVTYRKVNYIQGFSSMYVLLSGLKMANKNYKGENLKKVYESMKNFDTMGLTAPVTFTSKSHKGVRALRLYQISNGEIKPVTDFISVE, from the coding sequence ATGAACAGGTTGTTTGTAGCATTTTTAATGTTAGCTGTTTTTGCCTCATTTGGTTTGGCAAAAACTGTAAAAGTTGGGGCGCTTGTTGATCTTACAGGGCCAACTGCTGATGTTGGTAAGCCTTATGCTGATGGGGTTAGAGATTGTGTAAGATGGTTTAATGAAAATGGTGGATTGAATGGGGATAAAATAAAACTAATAATGATCGATTATGGTTACAAAATACCTCAAGCGATTTCTGCTTATAAAAAATTTAAAAGGGAAAAGGTTGTAGCTATCCATGGTTGGGGGACTGGTGATACAGAAGCGTTAACAAAATTTATTACAAAAGATAAAATCCCATATTTTAGTGCATCTTACTCTGAACATTTGACCAATGCTGAAAAGAACCCTTATAATTTCCTTGTTGGTGTTACATATTCTGACCAGGCGAGAATTGCTTTAAAATATATCAAAGAGAACGGCGTTAAAAAAACTGTAGCATTTATTTACAACGATACGGGATTTGGTAGATCACCTTTTTTCCCTGATGGTGAAGATTATGCAAAAAAGATAAGAGTAAAAGTTGTTGATAAAGAGGTAGTAGGATTAAAAGCACTTGATGCCACTAGTCAGCTTTTAAATATGTCTAAAAAGGATCCAGAATTTGCTCTTGTTCAAGAAACATATATGGCAACTTCTACTATATTGAAAGATGCTCAGAAGCTTGGTGTAAAAACAAAATTTATAGGTTTTAACTGGACATTTGGTAAGACGCTAATCAAGTTAGCTGGTGATGCTGCAAACGGTTTTATGGGGACTGTACCTTTTGCTTTTTGGACAGACAATGATGTGAAAGGGATTAAGTTACTACATGAACTTAATAAAAAATATCATCCTGATGTTACTTATAGAAAGGTTAATTATATTCAGGGGTTTAGTAGTATGTATGTGTTACTTTCTGGTCTTAAAATGGCAAATAAAAATTATAAAGGTGAAAATTTGAAAAAAGTTTATGAATCTATGAAAAATTTTGATACAATGGGATTGACTGCACCTGTCACATTCACATCTAAGAGTCATAAAGGTGTTAGAGCATTGAGATTGTATCAAATTTCTAACGGTGAAATTAAGCCTGTTACAGATTTTATTTCGGTGGAGTAA